In Balaenoptera acutorostrata chromosome 8, mBalAcu1.1, whole genome shotgun sequence, the genomic stretch TAAATAGCTGTGAGATACTCCACGTGGAGTATCTTTGGACATTTCTGTAAAACTTGCATGTAAGAGTCTTAGCTAAAGACAAGGTTTATGGGCACCCAGGCCTCTCTTGATCCTAAGCTATTCCATGCTGACTTTATAGCGTTCAGGTCACTGGGGAGGCCTGTATTGTGTTGTCCTGTGTTATTTAGAGATGCTGCTACAATAAACAAGGtcatttttgctttccttttattttgtgctGCTTTCCCTTAATTGTTGCAATAGCCGGGTCCTGGGTCACCTATACAGTAGGCTTCTGCGAACAACAGCACGTGTTGCAAGGTGGATGCTGGTTTAGGAAGTGTAGCTTGGGGCTCCAGCGGGCAGAGTAGCAAACTAGGCTCATTAACAGAATTAAACCTGTGACCTGAGACTGCATCATACTGTTTTATTACTAAAGTGTTGAAGGAAAGTTCCACATTTCCTACGAATTAATCCTAGGCAGTGTCATGGCTCTTTTCCGTTTGTGGTCAAATCACTTAGTCTAATTACACTCCATTTCTTTCTTGGGACCTGAAATCATCATGAAAACCTTGTATATACACAGATTTATCTTCCCCTAAGAAACTCTGACTTCTGccagaaatcaaaaaattccaaGGCCTACTCATCCAGGAAATGTTAGGTCAGATCTTGCAATCACCTCtattaaagaaaactaaacagCTACATCAGGAAGTAGGTAATAAAAGGCAGATCACATTTAGACAAAGACATGGTTActtttttatttgaagaaaaaaaaaagtatgttttaatAAATACTGCAGAAACATTGACCAAACAAACATACATAGTgacttcaacatttaaaaaactgcaaCGAaagttctgctttataacagttataacttattttctttttacaatatTTAAATACAGAAAGCACTTGCCAGCTATTTCGTAATACTGCCCAAAGCATAATGCTGCATCAATCAAAGCATAGCATGTTGGTAAAATGTCTGCATTTCGTGGGAAATGACTGGAATGGTATTTTCTTGCAGAGACAAAACAAAGTGCTCGTAAGACACAGACTGAATGTTGTAATTACCTTAATCTCCTCTCCTGCCACAACTGAATGGGAGCACAGCTTCAACACTTCAAAAATGAAGCTTTATCATTGGAAAGAAAGCTCGTTTTCAACAAGCGCCAACAATAAAAAGGTCAGATCTGGTTTCTTCTCTGAAAGAAGCTCTAAAAGTAACTGGTCAAAAAATACCTGTAAACTATTTTAAATGCTGACTCTTTTATGTAACGATAGTGATAAAGTATCAAACACGGGCCTTGGTGGAATCTGGTTAAGTGAGGTTTAGCAATCACTCTCTAGAAATGCCctaggatagtgtcaggactgaCATTACATAATTTTCCTCTAAGGATTCTCGAAAGCTTGGATCAGAGGGTCCTTCTGTATCATGTTCActgaaagaaagtgaaataaacaaaCTGATCATCAGATATTGCCAACTTGGGAGCTTCATCCCAAAAGAGGTTTTTTGCTTTGTACTTTTGGTATCTTAATTCCAGACGGCTTAACTCACAAACTGTGCTTTCTGCTACTAACCTTCATTCCTTATCTCTTCATGTGAAAATAGTacctacattttttcccccttggacCATTCCATGACGTCAAACCAAGACACCTTTTATTTGACTTTGCATTTTTATCAacgatggcaaaaaaaaaaaaaaaaaaaaaaatcacacacccTCTTTTCTAAACAGCACACAAAAATATCACATTGAGCAATTTACCACTTTTTAATGACAATCACAAGGATGAAAAGAACCATCAGACTGAATAAAAATTGACACTTTTTCTAGCTGACCTATTCGATCTTGGTAGTGCTGGTCTGCATATCTTGCAAGACTGCAAAAGCCTTTCTTGAGAACCATCTCGCTCAGCTATCTTCAGGATGGCAAGATTTCAAAGCCTCACCAACTTTTCCTCTGGATATCCCATGGGTCCTGAtacaatttccattttaatgaTGAGCTAGGAGGAAATTAGATCACATCCTCTAGAAAACTAAATGCTAAGGTCACAGTGCCAGTTCCCCAATGAGGACGGTGTATTAATATATACTTTTTGTAAAGGAgattaaaacacttaaaaattaaatcaaagtagAGATCCATGAATAGAttgtaacaaagaaaacaaaaacgcaAGCACCATTCAGAGCGTGGTTTTTCTTCTTGGAGGTACTTGCATTCGCATTCCTCCTCCTCAGCCTCTAGCCCATCTGAATCTCTCTTTTTTGGCATATTTTTCAAGTCACATTTCAAAACTCTTCAATGAACTCACTTCTCACTGCTTGTTCTACATGCCGAACCTAAGGACAGGATTCCAAAAAGATGAGCATCCTTCCAAATGCCTCCTAAGCCTCCAGAATACGTGACTTTGGCTGTGCACTTTGCTCAGACTtcaccttttttttgttgttgttggtggtgtttTCCACACTAGGTTTCCTTGTCCTCATTAAAGATAACCAGAGATTCACATCACAGTGCAACTCTTGGCTTTGTCCTTTCGTAAGTCCGTAGCCACTGCGGAGAGTTCTGGTCTGCTGGGCATGTGTGAAATCCGCTTTGTCGCCCTCTGCGATTTGTTCCGCTTAACGTTTTTATTTGTCTTGTTTACACATGCCAAGGTGGCCACATGAAAAATGTCTCTGACACTATTTTCTGACTGTAAAGCCGAGCATTCGATGTAAGTAGCTGCTCCGATCTGTTTGGCCATATTTGCCCCCTGAGAAGCAAAAAAAACGGGCTGTGATCAGTAATAAGTCTTCGGGGAAGTGTGTCTTCTAACACCACGAAATAATTGCATAGCAAAATGTTTCTAATGTTAACTGAATTTTCTAAGTATTGAcgaaaaacaattttttacatttgaactgccttatttattatttcataaatatttgcagCCAAGACCCAATCCTAAGATGTCCAATTACCATCACTCAGTAGACACTGCTTGACTTCCCAGAGGTGCTAAAGGCTGATCTAATGTCATTGGGTCATCAATAAACAAGGGCCACGATCATGAAGTAGTTAGTATGGGTGATTCTAAGAATTACCCAGAGAATCTTACTATTGGAAGAGAGTAAAAAAGCTGAAGACCATGAATGTAAATGCTCTGGCAGGGTGATCTGGTCCCTTGAGCCTGTTCCAGCACCTCATGGGAATAGACAAGCTGTACAAAAAACAGGGGTAAAAGAATTTAGAATCAATTTTGAAACGTATATGATTATGTCTTAGGGACAAAATAAATTGAGGAAAGGAATAATACTGTTCTAGCATCTACAACTTACTTAGGGGACACAAAATATGTAATTTCTAAATGTGGACCAGACAACCAGTGGACACAATAATAAGCGTGTGTGCATCAAAATGACTTATTTAAATAGCCAGATTTTTGTTAATTGGAATGAAGGACAAAGAAGACCACAGTATGAATGGTCAAACGATGAATACTAAATAAAATTCTAGCTGTTTCAACATGAACTCTCTTTAGAATCTGGTTGTAAGTTTTAAGAGAATGAACTTCTGAAACCAATTCTCCTCCTTTCTAAATGCTTGAGGGAAATGCGTGCAGGAATGATGAAACTCTAAAAGACAGTTTTCTGGAGTGCTCCATTTTACTGACAATGGCCTTTTTAAAGTATTGTATTGTGTTGCTGAGTGTAAAATAAGATTAACTTTAAGAGTAATAATACTTTAAGAGTATTACTGATTTTGAACACATTCTCTCTTAAATCTATTTCACTTTAAACCCAGTGAGAGTTGCAGAGATACAGAGGGTTGACTATGAGCCACTGTTTCTGCACTCAAGTGATCAAATATCATGTGAGTCCCCTACCGAATGACAGagcatttcacattttaaaggattttttttccaaacgcgtcttatatacacacacacacacgaatccTTGCACAGTCAACTGCTAAATAAATACTGGAAAGCTTTTTGAGAGAGTCCAGAATCAAAGTATCACCACAATTTCAGCCAAACCTTTTCCCAGATCACTTTGGTGCTCACTTGGCAGTTTTTACATTAATCTGAGCAATGGGCTGCCAGGAAGGGGCTGGGATAGTCGCTGTGAAGGCAGAGGCACAGAAACGCCAGCCCTTCTCATCTGTGTTTGCAGATGGTCACGACCTGGACACATGGTGTTCATTCTGCATCTTAGGAAAAAAAGGGGCTAGCGCCTGGCCTTGACCCCTGGTTGAGCCTTTAGAAAAGCagctacttttcattttatttactatgAATGATGTTCCATTTCTGACATTCTAACATCTATGTGTGCCCACTGACTACATACGTACCTGGTCATAGGACACTGGGGTCTGCCTGTGGTTTGAGAGCTCTACTAATGTACTGACATCTGTCCGAAGATCAGATTTGCAGCCGACCAAGAGCATTTTGGTGTTGGGACAAAACTCCTGGATTTCACCTTTCCACTACGGGggggaaaagaagatgaaaaattaaCAAAGTGCTGGCATCCATAAAGTGGAAAACAAGTTCTCCACTGGCAGGCATTGGAAATGGGACTCAAAAAGgacatttaaaagaaattgtCACTTCAGATGAAGAAGCAAACTTGCATTTATCTTCTACGTAGCTATTAAATGTTACTGCTTTTTAAAGTGGATCCATTAGGGAACCATATTCTTCTTCTCTGTGACTCATTAACTGTCCCTACTGCAAGAGACTTGTTGGGTGTTGTGAGAAAGTAACTAAGGCAATTTCTTAATTATTGTGGTATCTCTGAAAGATAAAAGTGCCTTAAGAATAATTATACATTCTAACAAGTGACTACATCCTCGGATATGTTGAGCTGGTACTTCCTAGCATGGAAGACCGGGAATAAGGCAGAGCCAACACAAGCACAGATATACGTTCACTAATCCCACCTAGAAAGACTGAGCAGCCACTGTGTGCTGAAATCTCTATTGAGATTTCAGAGACTGGAGATAGAGTTAATTAATAGGACATTATGTCCTGCCTTTAAGGAGCTTCCATTGGTGTGGCTGAATCAACAAAGACCATGCCATTTGCAAAGGCCCATCTCAGGTTATCAGGGAGGCATCTGGTCCCATGGCTCATATGCCCTTGAGTTAATCTTAAATTACGTAAGTTATTAATTTAGTCTACTTTGGCTAGTTGTTTCATGACCCAACAAGAACTCTTAGAACCTCCAGAAATGCCTGGCGGGGAATTCCAATTGTCCTCTTAAAGAGCAAATGCATGACTTTTTGTGGTTTCACTTCCTCAAGCTTGAGATGACCATCAGGGTGAGAGTCAGGAGTTCAGAGTGTTCACAGGAGAGCTCAGCTCAGGGGCTGAGATCGGAAATCTGCGCCTGCCTCTGCCTGCCCACATTCACAAATACGTATTCAGTGCTCTGCTAAATACTGTGGTGGTTACAGAGATGATTAAGATGTAGCTGAGTCTTCCAGAAAGGAATTCACAAGAGAGTGGGGGTGATGAAGTCATGTCTATAATACTAGATAAAAGTGACATCCTGCAGGAGTAATTTAAAAGACCTCTAGAGGAGACATCTCCAGATCTAGAACTGTGGGCAATGAACTCTAGTCCAAAGTACACCCGTGGATTGAAGGGCATAATACATACTTTGCATAAGAGCCTAATTTATCCACCAactcctccctcccgccctccccctccctctcccaccctccctcccttccttccttccagcacTATTTAGAGGCATCTATCATGTGCTAGATGACACTGGAGTAAGAACTAGAAGgtgaattgaaaaaaagaataagatctCTCCAGCTCTAAGTCACTGTAACCTCTTTGATATTCAAAGACTTAAAGGATTCAATTAATCAAGACAAACCATAGCAGGGATTATCATGAGCCTTAAACTTCACACAAATGTAAAACACACTCATTAATATCTCTAAGGCCAAAGTCACTACACATTTGGTCTTAGcagacaaaagcaaaataaaacaggagCAAGGTTTTTCATCATAAATTATGCATAACCCGATACTACATCAAGTAAGAACTCCAGTAAATAAGCAGTCTCTTTtatctacagacaagcaaaagacaAGTTATGTTGTTCTTCAGCTGTGTGATGGCTCTGGCCTGCCCCATGTCTAGCAATTATTCACAAGCACCGAAGGCAGGAAAGGTGTATTCTTGCCAGAATCTGACAGTCGCATTATTTGTGTTAGATACAAACATGACTCAAAATTGAAAGCTAAAAAGAGCCCTTAATCTTTTAAGAAATTCATATTTCATTGAACTAACTATATTTGTCATGTTTAGTAAAGAGATGGGGTAGGGGGGATGATTAACCTTCAAATCCTAATTTCATAATGACACACAAGGCCAGCAGTCAAACATGATAgggaaaaataaactaataaaaacacaaaaaatacaaGGACACTGCCTTGCTCTTAAGCACATCCTCTGACTAAGCCTGAGTGCATGGAGAAGAAGGGGGCTCTAGGGAAGGTCTGATTTCGAAACCCCACAGCACTCAGGCCAGGACTGAGAAGTCAGCTAGAGGCTAATACACGCTGGTCCTTGGAAGGGCATATGCCTTTCTCTAACTACCTGGAGGCTTAGTCCTAGGTTGGCAGAGCCCAAGGAATTCTCCTCCCCCAACTCAGCCTCCCCAGGACCTGTGACCCACCTGCCATAGGGTGCCTTCCTCCTGACCTCCCCTGGGTTCCATCCAGAGCTTCCTCAGATTCCTTCCCCACCTACAGAACCTCACTACCTTTGCCTCCAGAAAGTAGCTATGTGATATCATCTGTGACATGTGTACACGACTGTGTTTACTAGTATCTGACATCACCTGGTCTAATGTCTGTAAACACACCCCTATTACTCCCctatttattctatttctgtttccaaTAAATAACATCACTACTGAAATACAGCTTCTTTACTAAAACAGCTATTACTGCATTCATTTCAATCCCTGAATTGAGGTCAAAAGTAAACCTGTAAAGTAAAGCACAAGCTACAGGGTGAATGAAGGACGGAAAGGAAGACACACTTAGCAGTAATGGAATATCAGTATTTTTAGCTGCCCCACTGCCACCCAAAGGATAAACACAGAGGCTCTTAAAAGggtattttgtttcttaaaatgaaataaaatgttaagcaGGTTCATCATCAAAACTTGGGACACATAAGAGTGGAAACCCTGTTATAACGTGAGAGTGTCCTTTTCAGTGTTTTAGTTACAAGACATACAGCAGGGAATTAACTGCAGTGTTTGAGCTCCCAGCCAACCACATGTTTCTACTTTATATCTGGGCCAGTACTGATCTGTGTCATCACTCCCCAGCACTTGCCTTTTTCAGGACACTGTCCAGAGTCTCTGGTCTACTGATGTCAAAGCAAATCAGCACGGCATCTGAATCTGGGTAAGAGAGGGGCCGGACGTTGTCATAGTAAGGAGAACctgagaagaaacaaagaaacacaagTTTTCAGATGAATATCCCCTTTGCCTGTCATGCATGAACTCTGCCCTTTTGAATTGAATCCTTGGATGGTCACATGGCTCCCATCTCCTCTAGTTCttggaaaagaaagcaaacaaaagccGAGTAGTACTATATTCATTTCTACTAGAAGACAAGGAAACCTCACTTGTATCTGACTTAAATTCGAGGGGAGGAGTCAGGATCTTAAGTTGAAATCTGCACAGTTCAAAGAGTAGAGCCCAAAGGCACCTAGGTGAAGGGCAGAAGCATCTGGAACCAGATGGTCTGGAGTGCAAATCCACCTCCACCACTGCAAGACGGGGGCAGGTGGCTTCAGGTCTCTGTGCCTCTGATTCTTCACTCTTGAAAGGAAGATGACAACAGTACCTACCTGGGATTCAATAAACCTGGGCAGTGCCTGTCACTTAGTAACGGATCAAGAAGTCTTAACTAAGGCTATGGCTATGCTATTGCTATTGAAAGCTGAGTGGTAGCAAGCACAGTCACTGGAGCTACTTCTTGGGAAAGAGCCCGATATTCAAGATCACTCTGTTAGCACAATggagaatgggggagggaggaaaagggtgGGTTCAGCCACACAAAGAGAACCATCGTGAACCACATCAGCACCACCCTATCTCCAAGTTACAAGTTTGTATAAGCCATGACCTTTGAGCTTGCTTACTTAAACTTATCCCCAAACTCTGTATTGACTCTCTTCCTGTTACAaccaaaaaatgtaataaatgccATACTGGATCCTGTCACTTTTTTACACTTTTCCATCTCTGGGAGTGACATCAAGGCATGATCCAAGGATCTGAGCCTGAGTTAAATACAGGGTTCCCTAAAGGTTCAAGTTACCAGCCAATTAATTGAACCGCAGAACCCCCTCTGGTCGTTTAGgaaatttcttctcttcttttaaaaatcccaaaggaTGGGCAGTTGCATGAGGccagttattataaaatggtgTGCCTATAAAATTAAATAACGGCCTGCcatgctatttattttttgaaaaatcattttcagTATAATGACATTTCACAAGCACAACATGAAATCGTTTTACTAGGAATGTATacctatacgtatatatatatataatttgactCCAGAATAGAGAAAATCTAAGCCACCAGTCTTTTTGAAACCCAATTTCATTTTGACATCACCTTCCATTTCTAGCAGAAAAACATGACATGTTGTCCCCTGATAAATCAAAACCTCATAAGTCAAagtcagggaaagagaaagactaAAGAAGCTTGTCAaataatcctttatatttctatcaaaacaaaatttttcagGAGGCTGCTCCCGAGATCTCAAAGTTACTGCCCGTAGTTAGGGTGAATCACCCTCTTTTCTCAGGATATTGTGGGTCCCTAGCATTCACTAAGCAAGCCCAGGAACGCTGTGGCTCTTTCATCAGCTGCTTTAGGGATGGAAAGTGACAACTTCAAGCCAGGTGTGTCTACCAAGCAAGAAGGAAGCGAAATGTTCTAGGAATCAGGAAGAAAAGTGTGAATAAATATAGACCCAC encodes the following:
- the RND3 gene encoding rho-related GTP-binding protein RhoE, whose translation is MKERRASQKLSSKSIMDPNLNVKCKIVVVGDSQCGKTALLHVFAKDCFPENYVPTVFENYTASFEIDTQRIELSLWDTSGSPYYDNVRPLSYPDSDAVLICFDISRPETLDSVLKKWKGEIQEFCPNTKMLLVGCKSDLRTDVSTLVELSNHRQTPVSYDQGANMAKQIGAATYIECSALQSENSVRDIFHVATLACVNKTNKNVKRNKSQRATKRISHMPSRPELSAVATDLRKDKAKSCTVM